One Nocardia iowensis DNA window includes the following coding sequences:
- a CDS encoding class I SAM-dependent methyltransferase, with the protein MTTSYADRAALYAIEIAATPVPSSLPELLHPGVSVAEMPCGTGHFLPLYRAHHADCWLLDAEPAMLAEAERRCAALGLPVRTSPVLIGRDRSPGHFDVVVCPNAALNYLAAQLGMAGVLRSLLRFTTTEGHLLVQAVLRHADGRIDPTACYDPQAPHDRWIPEWERPDGNGGTVTRSRWQRRRGDRIIVTFARTHNGTELPASTIELVVIDCAEIVRFTEVEGHRLADIGIRDGMTEVILQR; encoded by the coding sequence ATGACCACCTCCTACGCCGATCGCGCGGCGCTGTATGCGATCGAGATCGCCGCGACGCCGGTGCCGAGCAGCCTGCCCGAACTCCTGCACCCCGGCGTCAGCGTCGCCGAGATGCCCTGCGGCACTGGTCATTTCCTGCCGCTGTACCGGGCGCACCACGCGGACTGCTGGCTGCTCGACGCCGAACCCGCGATGCTGGCAGAAGCGGAACGACGGTGCGCGGCACTCGGACTCCCCGTCCGCACGAGCCCCGTGCTCATCGGCCGTGATCGATCACCTGGACACTTCGATGTCGTGGTGTGCCCCAACGCGGCGCTCAATTACCTTGCCGCACAGCTCGGAATGGCCGGTGTGCTCAGATCCCTGCTCCGATTCACCACCACCGAGGGACATCTGCTGGTGCAGGCTGTCCTCCGCCATGCGGACGGGCGCATCGACCCCACCGCGTGCTACGACCCGCAGGCGCCGCACGACCGTTGGATACCCGAGTGGGAACGCCCGGACGGTAACGGCGGCACGGTAACCCGCAGCAGATGGCAGCGCCGCCGTGGCGATCGCATCATCGTCACGTTCGCGCGCACGCACAACGGCACCGAGCTTCCGGCATCCACCATCGAGCTCGTCGTCATCGACTGTGCCGAGATCGTCCGATTCACCGAGGTCGAGGGACACCGCCTGGCCGACATCGGCATTCGTGACGGCATGACCGAAGTAATACTCCAGCGATAG
- the msrA gene encoding peptide-methionine (S)-S-oxide reductase MsrA, which translates to MTDTRKAILAGGCFWGMEDLIRKQPGVLSTRVGYIGGRNDHPTYRNHPGHAEAVEIIYDPARTDYRALLEFFFQIHDPTTKDRQGNDIGTSYRSEIFYLDDEQRRVALDTIADVDASGLWPGKVVTEVTPAPEFWEAEPEHQDYLERYPDGYTCHFPRPGWKLPKRQTTA; encoded by the coding sequence GTGACCGACACGCGGAAGGCCATTCTGGCGGGCGGATGTTTCTGGGGCATGGAGGATTTGATCCGTAAACAGCCCGGCGTGCTGTCGACCCGGGTCGGCTACATCGGCGGCCGCAATGACCATCCCACCTATCGCAATCACCCGGGCCATGCGGAGGCCGTGGAGATCATCTACGACCCGGCGCGAACGGACTACCGGGCGCTGCTGGAGTTCTTCTTCCAGATCCACGATCCGACCACGAAGGACCGCCAGGGCAACGACATCGGTACCAGCTACCGATCGGAGATCTTCTATCTCGATGACGAGCAGCGGCGCGTCGCACTGGACACCATCGCCGATGTCGACGCCTCCGGCCTGTGGCCGGGCAAGGTGGTCACCGAGGTGACCCCGGCGCCCGAGTTCTGGGAGGCCGAGCCCGAGCACCAGGACTATCTAGAGCGCTACCCCGACGGCTACACCTGCCACTTCCCCCGGCCCGGTTGGAAGCTGCCGAAGCGGCAGACCACCGCGTAA
- the msrB gene encoding peptide-methionine (R)-S-oxide reductase MsrB, producing the protein MAQEYNRNPAAVAALSPEQYQVTQKNGTERAFTGEYWDNHEPGIYVDVVSGEPLFASVDKFDSGSGWPSFTKPIDAGNVVEKRDFSHLMIRTEARSAHGDSHLGHVFTDGPREAGGLRYCINSAALRFIHLDDLEAQGYGQYRTLFTKEDA; encoded by the coding sequence GTGGCACAGGAATACAACCGGAATCCCGCGGCCGTCGCCGCCCTGTCGCCGGAGCAGTACCAGGTCACGCAGAAGAACGGGACCGAGCGGGCGTTCACGGGCGAGTACTGGGACAATCACGAGCCGGGTATCTACGTCGATGTGGTGTCCGGTGAGCCGTTGTTCGCCTCGGTCGACAAGTTCGACAGTGGGTCGGGATGGCCGAGCTTCACCAAGCCGATCGATGCCGGAAATGTGGTCGAGAAGCGGGACTTCAGTCATTTGATGATCCGCACCGAGGCGCGGTCGGCGCACGGGGACAGCCATCTCGGACATGTGTTCACCGACGGGCCACGGGAGGCGGGCGGCCTGCGCTACTGCATCAATTCGGCGGCGCTGCGGTTCATCCACCTCGATGACCTCGAGGCACAAGGATATGGGCAGTACCGGACTTTGTTCACGAAGGAGGACGCGTGA
- a CDS encoding sugar porter family MFS transporter, translated as MASESSTISRRRGFLPRLRRRNLDGYEMVIAASEKPTPDETQSANRNVLIVALFAALGGMLYGYDTGIISGALPKMSAQWGIGHAQQEIVTAAILAGAVVGALVGGSLSKALGRRKVILIIACVFAVGVVACSLAVNAWMMVVCRLFLGLAVGGCSQIVPTYIAELAPPHRRGAMVTFFNLAIGVGIFLANLVSLLAASGGADGTFEASGDWRWMIGIAVVPALVLAAAMQRLPETPRWLIDNGTVGKARVVLRWMRPNRSAAVDETLKIWAISQQEHKESRGGWANLTQRWARPALVAGLGIAAFTQLSGLEMMIYYSHTILGTAAGFGTSMVVWSGLGIAAVYLIFTAVGERLVDVVGRRRLMLMLIPGATIFLFGFGLLFVLTDHPNRYLTLALMLAYMACNAAGLQAVGWLLGSELYPLSIRDRATSLHAVALWGSNLVLTLTALTTIDSLGLGPAFVMYAMFNLLSFVFVYFLVPETKGHSLEDIEQSLREGTFLPLRGNIGSRVEVSSTARSV; from the coding sequence ATGGCCAGCGAAAGTTCGACGATAAGCAGACGCAGGGGTTTCCTGCCGCGGCTGCGTCGTCGCAACCTCGACGGCTACGAGATGGTTATCGCGGCGTCGGAGAAGCCGACGCCGGATGAAACGCAGAGCGCCAACCGCAATGTGTTGATCGTGGCCTTGTTCGCCGCGTTGGGCGGCATGCTCTACGGCTACGACACCGGGATCATCTCCGGTGCGCTGCCCAAGATGTCGGCGCAATGGGGCATCGGCCACGCGCAGCAGGAGATCGTGACCGCCGCGATCCTGGCCGGTGCGGTGGTCGGCGCGCTGGTGGGTGGATCGCTGTCGAAGGCGCTCGGCCGCCGGAAAGTCATCTTGATCATCGCCTGCGTCTTCGCCGTCGGCGTCGTGGCCTGCTCGCTGGCGGTGAACGCCTGGATGATGGTGGTCTGCCGGCTGTTCCTCGGTCTCGCGGTCGGCGGCTGTTCACAGATCGTGCCGACCTATATCGCGGAGCTCGCGCCACCGCACCGCAGGGGCGCGATGGTGACCTTCTTCAATCTGGCGATCGGTGTGGGCATCTTCCTGGCCAACCTGGTCAGTCTGCTCGCGGCCTCCGGCGGCGCGGACGGCACCTTCGAGGCGAGCGGCGACTGGCGGTGGATGATCGGTATCGCCGTGGTCCCGGCGCTGGTACTGGCCGCGGCAATGCAACGGCTGCCGGAGACACCACGCTGGCTCATCGACAACGGGACGGTCGGCAAGGCCAGGGTGGTGCTGCGGTGGATGCGCCCGAACAGGTCGGCCGCCGTCGACGAAACGCTGAAGATCTGGGCGATCTCGCAGCAGGAGCACAAGGAGTCCCGTGGCGGCTGGGCCAACCTGACCCAGCGGTGGGCCCGGCCCGCACTGGTGGCCGGCCTCGGCATCGCGGCGTTCACCCAGCTGTCCGGGCTGGAGATGATGATCTATTACTCGCACACCATCCTCGGCACTGCCGCGGGCTTCGGCACCAGCATGGTCGTCTGGTCGGGCCTCGGCATCGCCGCGGTCTATCTGATCTTCACCGCGGTGGGCGAGCGGCTGGTCGATGTGGTCGGGCGCCGCCGGTTGATGCTCATGCTCATTCCGGGCGCGACGATCTTTCTGTTCGGCTTCGGCCTGCTCTTCGTGCTCACCGACCACCCCAACCGCTATCTCACCCTTGCCCTGATGCTCGCTTACATGGCATGCAACGCGGCGGGGCTACAAGCGGTGGGCTGGCTGCTCGGCTCCGAGCTCTATCCGCTGAGCATTCGCGACCGCGCGACCAGCCTGCACGCGGTCGCACTCTGGGGTTCGAATCTGGTGCTCACGCTGACCGCGCTCACCACTATCGACAGCCTCGGGCTCGGCCCCGCGTTCGTCATGTACGCGATGTTCAACCTGTTGTCGTTCGTCTTCGTGTATTTCCTCGTTCCCGAAACCAAGGGACATTCGCTCGAGGACATCGAACAGTCCCTGCGCGAGGGGACATTTCTGCCCTTACGGGGCAATATCGGCAGCCGAGTCGAGGTCTCCTCCACAGCCCGATCTGTTTGA